One genomic window of Panulirus ornatus isolate Po-2019 chromosome 14, ASM3632096v1, whole genome shotgun sequence includes the following:
- the LOC139753416 gene encoding transmembrane protein 248-like, with product MAVCSSLREYVGSKPPLAVFATSIAAFAVVLVGVSLYLQGHKTEILNPDIKDWNSFYRTLSDVEVCFPESWTSEITKIRSRRELPATATLVPEIPVNETEANITMSILADVNVEKGGRAMEGMTLHSYILARHLGFKRDLSSLEVTIELAPRIAKNWTACMMFSGPAHLLPDSPLTPANCTISKDTKPVEVMMAQPWLVQELKEWCSAGRLGSLMVAAQHELNVYLSEGDVTLIQVHILYTTCLLCVMMIVLLFYFVCGKRSTSRGKIVQTSDKVPLHP from the exons ATGGCAGTGTGCAGCAGCCTGAGAGAGTATGTAGGTAGCAAGCCACCACTGGCAGTGTTTGCTACTAGTATTGCGGCATTTGCTGTTGTTCTGGTTGGTGTCTCTTTATACCTACAAGGTCACAAGACTGAAATTCTAAACCCAGACATAAAG GACTGGAACAGTTTCTACAGAACTCTGTCTGATGTGGAGGTTTGCTTTCCTGAGAGTTGGACTTCAGAAATTACTAAGATAAGATCTAGACGTGAATTACCTGCCACAGCAACATTGGTTCCTGAGATTCCTGTTAATGAAACTGAAGCAAATATTACAATGAGTATATTAGCAGATGTTAATGTTGAGAAAGGTGGCCGTGCTATGGAAGGAATGACACTCCACTCCTATATTTTAGCCAGACATCTTGGTTTTAAAC GGGATCTCAGTTCTTTAGAAGTGACAATTGAATTAGCCCCTAGGATAGCAAAAAACTGGACGGCTTGTATGATGTTCTCAGGACCAGCACACCTGCTCCCTGACTCTCCATTGACACCTGCCAACTGCACCATATCTAAG GACACTAAACCAGTGGAAGTAATGATGGCTCAACCATGGTTGGTACAAGAACTAAAAGAATGGTGCAGTGCTGGTAGGTTGGGCAGCCTAATGGTGGCTGCTCAACATGAGCTGAATGTGTATTTGTCTGAG GGAGATGTGACTCTCATCCAAGTGCATATTTTGTACACCACATGCCTCTTGTGTGTTATGATGATCGtccttcttttttattttgtttgtggaAAACGTTCTACTTCAAGAGGAAAGATTGTGCAAACTTCAGACAAA GTACCTCTTCATCCTTAG